Proteins co-encoded in one Paracrocinitomix mangrovi genomic window:
- the aroA gene encoding 3-phosphoshikimate 1-carboxyvinyltransferase, with product MRLKVNHIDLKEITAPASKSYAQRAILAACLCTEESELYNIGKSDDVGHILNVALQLGAQLKKDGDRVNIKGNLTPTARSLNVGESGLGLRLTVPIAAALGGDYEIVGKGSLVSRPVKQFESFLPQLGVAVTTNNGLLPVEINGQLKGGEITVDGSLSSQFISGLMMALPLCAQDSKITIKNPVSIPYLLMTSQVLSSFGIAHSYDHDIFTVQGKQKYEASNYYVEGDWSGAAFWAVYGAIKGEIILNGLNIHSHQADVKILEAIEKAGGNYTVDRSNIIIRANKLIPFEFDATDCPDLFPPLVVLASACAGMSKIHGVRRLKHKESDRGVVLKNEFNKLGLLIEIKEDTMLIHGTGKLNSGYIHSNNDHRIAMAGAIASVLTEDGIEIENAEAVNKSYPAFWDHIEHE from the coding sequence ATGAGGTTAAAAGTCAATCATATTGATTTAAAAGAAATAACTGCTCCGGCGTCAAAAAGCTATGCACAGAGGGCTATTTTAGCTGCATGTCTTTGTACTGAAGAAAGTGAGCTATATAATATTGGCAAAAGTGATGATGTTGGACACATTTTGAATGTTGCATTGCAGTTAGGAGCACAACTTAAAAAGGATGGTGATAGAGTAAATATTAAAGGTAATCTCACACCAACTGCCAGGTCATTAAATGTTGGAGAATCCGGATTGGGGCTGAGATTAACTGTCCCAATTGCAGCAGCTTTGGGAGGTGATTATGAAATTGTAGGCAAAGGATCATTAGTAAGTAGACCTGTAAAACAATTTGAATCATTTTTGCCACAGTTGGGAGTAGCGGTAACAACCAATAATGGTTTACTACCCGTTGAGATAAATGGTCAACTGAAGGGAGGTGAAATTACAGTAGATGGAAGTTTATCATCTCAATTTATTTCCGGATTAATGATGGCTCTTCCATTATGTGCACAAGACAGCAAGATCACAATAAAAAACCCTGTAAGTATTCCGTATTTGTTGATGACAAGTCAAGTATTATCTAGTTTTGGAATAGCACATTCCTATGACCACGATATCTTCACAGTACAGGGTAAGCAAAAATATGAAGCGAGCAATTATTATGTTGAAGGTGATTGGAGCGGAGCGGCTTTTTGGGCGGTATATGGAGCGATTAAAGGCGAGATAATATTAAATGGGTTAAATATCCATTCACATCAGGCAGATGTAAAAATTTTGGAAGCTATTGAAAAAGCAGGAGGGAATTATACCGTTGATCGATCTAATATTATAATTCGAGCAAATAAATTAATTCCTTTTGAATTTGATGCAACAGACTGTCCAGACTTATTTCCTCCATTAGTAGTGCTAGCTTCAGCATGTGCTGGAATGTCAAAAATTCACGGCGTTCGTCGATTAAAACACAAAGAAAGTGACCGAGGTGTAGTTTTAAAGAATGAATTTAATAAATTAGGCTTATTAATTGAAATTAAGGAAGATACCATGTTGATTCATGGTACAGGGAAACTTAATTCAGGCTACATTCATTCAAATAACGATCACAGAATTGCAATGGCAGGCGCAATAGCTTCTGTATTGACTGAAGACGGAATTGAAATAGAAAATGCTGAAGCCGTGAATAAAAGTTATCCCGCATTTTGGGATCATATTGAGCACGAATAG
- a CDS encoding glycosyltransferase family 9 protein codes for MIIQTAFIGDVILATALLESIHDKLPQAKIDVLVRSGNEGLLANHPFINKVYVWDKKNQKFKNLKSILKEVKKTKYDLLINLQRFGSTGWFAWRAKSRIKVGFDKNPFSFCYTHKVKHQVQDGTHEINRNFNLIKEIGEFELKKPKLYPAQSDLDKAAAIKGDGEIVVLAPSSVWYTKALPLEKWIEIIQQYKEDVKIVLIGANSDKKLLDEIVEKSKRKNVHNAAGELSLLASSALISMAIMTHVNDSAPLHLASACNAPVTAYFCSTIPEFGFGPLSDNSTIKQTTEKLDCRPCGLHGKSQCPKGHFKCGKTIDVTFF; via the coding sequence TTGATTATTCAAACGGCCTTTATTGGTGACGTTATTCTAGCGACTGCATTGCTGGAATCTATACATGATAAACTACCGCAAGCTAAAATTGATGTGCTTGTTCGTTCAGGTAATGAAGGACTACTGGCGAATCATCCATTTATTAATAAAGTATACGTTTGGGATAAAAAGAATCAAAAGTTTAAAAACCTCAAATCTATCCTGAAAGAGGTTAAGAAAACAAAGTATGATTTGCTTATAAATCTTCAAAGATTTGGTTCTACAGGCTGGTTTGCTTGGCGAGCAAAATCAAGAATTAAGGTAGGATTTGATAAGAATCCGTTTAGTTTTTGTTATACCCACAAAGTAAAACATCAGGTACAAGACGGTACCCATGAAATCAACAGGAATTTTAATCTAATTAAAGAAATAGGGGAGTTTGAACTTAAAAAACCAAAGCTATATCCGGCTCAATCAGATCTTGACAAAGCAGCTGCTATAAAAGGAGATGGAGAAATAGTTGTTTTAGCTCCTTCATCAGTTTGGTATACCAAAGCATTGCCGTTAGAAAAATGGATAGAAATTATTCAACAATACAAAGAAGATGTTAAAATAGTATTGATTGGAGCCAATAGCGATAAAAAATTATTGGATGAAATTGTAGAAAAATCCAAACGTAAAAACGTGCATAATGCAGCCGGAGAACTTTCATTATTAGCGTCTTCGGCACTTATCTCTATGGCTATCATGACTCATGTAAATGATTCGGCTCCACTTCACCTTGCCTCTGCGTGTAATGCCCCCGTGACTGCCTATTTTTGCTCAACTATTCCTGAATTTGGGTTTGGCCCATTATCTGATAATTCAACAATAAAACAAACTACAGAAAAGCTAGATTGCAGACCTTGTGGTTTACACGGAAAGTCCCAGTGTCCTAAAGGCCATTTTAAGTGTGGTAAAACGATTGACGTAACCTTTTTTTAA
- a CDS encoding glycosyltransferase family 4 protein — MKILILYEELAGYFVSCVKELSRNNEIYIICEQPNNSAPFDFSNTSLNISFKNEYTYGSLLQKVKEIEPDAIFVGGWKTPMFNQICKMYSKKINVVLGFDNAWKFSIKQFLNIVRFRLYKKNSYTKCFVPGQKQKKYAKLLGFKEINISMGAYSCDYELFNNYYESTFSEKEKNFPKRLLFVGRYSKVKGIEKLWNSFIEVVEQTNSNWELWCIGKGEIPALNHPKIKHLGFIQPDQLDEVIRETGVFVLPSNFEPWGVVIHEYALAGFPIISSTEVGANEDFVLPDQNGWIVNPNNSDELKKVILKVFSKNTEELIEMGKISHELGGKNTPQKWAKSLMNLMQS, encoded by the coding sequence ATGAAAATACTAATTTTATATGAGGAATTGGCAGGATATTTTGTTTCCTGCGTTAAGGAATTATCTAGAAACAATGAAATTTATATAATATGCGAACAGCCAAATAATTCTGCTCCTTTTGATTTCTCAAACACTTCCTTAAACATAAGTTTTAAGAACGAGTACACTTATGGATCTCTTTTACAAAAAGTGAAAGAAATAGAGCCAGATGCAATTTTCGTAGGTGGATGGAAAACTCCTATGTTCAATCAAATTTGCAAGATGTATTCTAAGAAAATAAATGTCGTTCTTGGATTTGACAACGCGTGGAAATTCAGCATTAAACAATTCCTCAATATTGTGAGGTTTAGATTATATAAAAAGAATTCTTATACAAAGTGTTTTGTACCAGGACAGAAACAAAAAAAATATGCCAAGTTGTTAGGTTTTAAGGAGATTAACATTAGTATGGGAGCCTATTCATGTGATTATGAACTTTTCAACAATTATTATGAAAGTACCTTTTCTGAGAAAGAAAAAAACTTTCCAAAAAGATTATTGTTCGTTGGAAGATACAGTAAAGTAAAGGGAATAGAAAAACTTTGGAATTCATTTATTGAAGTTGTAGAACAGACAAATAGCAATTGGGAGCTATGGTGTATCGGTAAAGGTGAAATCCCTGCTTTAAATCATCCAAAAATCAAACATTTGGGCTTTATTCAACCTGATCAGCTTGATGAAGTTATCAGAGAAACAGGTGTATTTGTATTACCCTCTAATTTTGAACCTTGGGGTGTTGTTATACATGAATACGCCCTTGCGGGATTCCCTATTATAAGCTCTACAGAAGTTGGAGCAAATGAAGATTTTGTTTTGCCTGATCAAAATGGTTGGATTGTAAATCCAAATAATTCTGACGAGCTAAAAAAAGTAATATTAAAGGTATTTAGCAAAAACACAGAAGAGCTAATTGAAATGGGAAAAATAAGCCATGAATTGGGAGGCAAAAATACTCCACAAAAGTGGGCAAAATCTCTTATGAATCTGATGCAAAGTTAG
- a CDS encoding chorismate mutase: MTKISDISKPIIIAGPCSAETEDQVIQTAQKLKAGGKVDILRAGIWKPRTRPNSFEGIGEIGLEWLINAGKETGIPVITEVANAKHVELCLKAGFTKLWIGARTTVNPFAVQEIADALEGSNVEILVKNPINPDLNLWIGAIERFKNVGIEEVHAIHRGFSSVMSRKYRNDPMWEIPLALKRHFPDINLICDPSHITGNRDMIFDVAQKAMDLIYDGLMIETHIDPENAWSDADQQVTPNSLIEIIDNLVIRKESPEGIQVSEDLSELRSKINEIDAELIKLIAQRMKVAEEIGQYKKEHNITILQPKRWAEIKELQLENAERNGLSAKFVSKYLEAIHQESIRHQTAVMNKK, translated from the coding sequence ATGACAAAAATATCCGACATATCAAAACCTATTATCATTGCAGGACCGTGTAGTGCAGAAACAGAAGATCAAGTAATTCAAACTGCTCAAAAACTTAAAGCCGGTGGGAAGGTTGATATTTTAAGAGCAGGTATTTGGAAACCTAGAACAAGACCAAATTCATTTGAAGGAATTGGAGAAATAGGACTTGAATGGTTAATCAATGCGGGTAAAGAAACAGGGATTCCTGTCATTACAGAAGTGGCCAACGCAAAGCATGTTGAACTATGTTTAAAAGCGGGGTTTACCAAATTATGGATCGGAGCTAGAACAACAGTTAATCCATTTGCTGTGCAAGAAATAGCAGATGCATTAGAAGGTTCAAATGTTGAAATTCTCGTAAAAAACCCAATTAACCCTGATTTAAACTTATGGATTGGAGCGATTGAGAGATTTAAGAATGTGGGTATTGAAGAGGTTCACGCCATTCATAGAGGATTTTCATCTGTAATGAGCAGAAAGTATAGAAACGATCCTATGTGGGAAATACCTTTGGCTTTGAAAAGACATTTTCCTGATATCAATTTAATTTGCGACCCCAGTCATATCACCGGTAATAGGGATATGATATTTGATGTAGCACAAAAAGCTATGGATCTTATTTATGACGGATTAATGATAGAAACCCACATTGATCCTGAAAATGCCTGGAGTGATGCAGATCAACAAGTAACGCCAAATAGTTTAATTGAGATCATTGATAATCTTGTTATCAGAAAGGAGTCACCAGAAGGAATTCAAGTATCAGAAGACCTGAGCGAACTAAGATCAAAAATTAACGAAATAGATGCTGAACTGATCAAGTTAATTGCACAAAGAATGAAAGTTGCAGAAGAAATTGGTCAATATAAAAAAGAGCATAACATCACCATACTTCAACCTAAAAGATGGGCAGAAATTAAAGAACTTCAACTTGAAAATGCTGAACGCAATGGTTTATCTGCCAAATTTGTAAGTAAATACTTAGAAGCTATTCACCAAGAATCAATTAGACATCAAACGGCCGTGATGAATAAGAAATGA
- a CDS encoding glycosyltransferase family 2 protein, which translates to MFEEILDNYIRFLQSLTVEHFIRLFWFYIFFEFLRYFVMEFAVLNLWKLSKFINRKKYDKARQQFLFENPLISIIIPGKNEGKHLYKLIKSLNEQTYKNIEIIVVDDGSDDDTEIIGRDLEKAGLVDVFIRNDVRGGKASGANTALRFTKGKYIVHLDADCSYDRDAMEKIIIPFYLDEDVAGVGGNVMVRNYDESLVTSLQAIEYYDTISIGRVVTSHLGIYRIISGAFGAFRADALEQVKGWDIGPGLDGDITVKLRKLGYKIKFEQEAVCLTSVPNTFKKLTRQRLRWDKSLIRFRIRKHKDVLIPNQSFSFLNFFAFLENITYNLILNFKWYFYLIDMLIHFPSQLVNIIITNILLYTFTNFTKFVIYSLYRSRTNASYTYFLVYIPCMVFYFGYYLRLVRTIAYFQEFFFKRSYKDPWNPEKTSVHAQRMNL; encoded by the coding sequence ATGTTTGAAGAAATACTAGACAATTATATCAGGTTTTTACAGTCTTTAACTGTAGAGCACTTCATCAGATTGTTCTGGTTTTACATCTTTTTTGAGTTTCTAAGATATTTTGTAATGGAGTTTGCTGTGCTTAATCTATGGAAGTTGAGCAAATTCATTAATCGTAAAAAATACGACAAAGCCAGACAGCAATTTCTCTTTGAAAATCCATTGATTTCTATCATCATTCCCGGTAAAAATGAGGGAAAACATCTTTATAAATTAATCAAGTCACTCAATGAACAGACTTACAAGAATATTGAAATTATTGTAGTGGATGATGGTTCAGATGATGATACTGAAATCATTGGTAGAGATCTTGAAAAGGCAGGATTGGTTGACGTTTTTATTAGAAATGATGTAAGAGGAGGAAAAGCTTCCGGGGCAAATACTGCCTTGCGTTTTACTAAAGGGAAATACATTGTCCATTTAGATGCGGATTGTTCGTATGATCGTGACGCAATGGAGAAAATCATCATTCCATTTTACCTGGATGAAGATGTGGCAGGTGTTGGAGGTAATGTGATGGTGCGTAATTATGATGAATCTTTGGTGACTTCATTACAAGCTATAGAGTATTATGATACCATTAGTATTGGCCGTGTTGTAACATCTCATTTAGGAATATACAGAATTATTTCAGGAGCATTTGGTGCTTTTAGAGCAGATGCTTTAGAACAAGTAAAAGGTTGGGATATTGGTCCGGGATTAGATGGTGATATTACCGTTAAACTAAGAAAGCTTGGATATAAGATTAAGTTTGAGCAAGAAGCAGTTTGTCTTACTTCTGTTCCAAATACCTTTAAAAAATTGACCCGACAAAGATTGCGTTGGGATAAATCCTTAATTCGTTTTAGAATTAGAAAACACAAGGACGTTTTGATCCCTAATCAATCATTTAGCTTTTTAAATTTCTTTGCTTTTTTAGAGAATATCACGTACAACTTGATTTTAAATTTTAAGTGGTATTTCTATCTGATTGACATGTTGATTCATTTCCCATCTCAATTGGTAAACATTATCATCACCAATATTTTGCTGTATACATTTACCAACTTCACCAAGTTTGTTATTTACAGTTTATACCGTTCCAGAACAAATGCTTCTTACACCTATTTCCTTGTATACATCCCTTGTATGGTATTCTACTTTGGTTATTATTTAAGATTGGTGAGAACCATTGCTTATTTCCAGGAGTTCTTTTTCAAAAGATCGTACAAAGATCCATGGAATCCTGAAAAAACATCTGTACATGCTCAACGCATGAATCTATAA
- a CDS encoding HlyD family secretion protein — MKSVNFKRKEESYLRYFEEQSARKSKRSFNWDRFVYLVLLALFLFFTGRFIVNSYFYIEGNGQVLFESVDIRHTDDIRILEFMVKEGDDVEIGDTLFTYFLDEDYFGDGGGSNSVSIAGGGNKDSWIEREIYNLKKSIDLNTVRIKDEQELLQVYKDDRERVRNEVILDAVSHTNLENLDYQIAKLESDINLLNSQNSIYRRQIGHLKDMLEDEVEQQKIEIMQRTGATGFDDNGQPIFSNLPGKEMVMLAGVENIQGYKIFTSPINGNVTRIHKMAFEVALKTENILSIHQPNNVHIKGFFSQEDLRYLHEGDIVNVEFADGTESQGIVDRFYSATYILPEEFQKKFEPTTRTLAADILPIGKNDLDMWKKYYKLSVKITKRTF; from the coding sequence ATGAAAAGTGTAAATTTTAAACGAAAGGAAGAAAGTTACTTAAGGTACTTTGAAGAACAGAGTGCCCGTAAAAGTAAACGCTCATTTAATTGGGACCGTTTCGTTTATTTGGTATTGTTGGCACTTTTCTTATTCTTTACCGGAAGGTTTATCGTTAATTCTTATTTCTACATTGAAGGTAACGGACAGGTGTTATTTGAAAGTGTTGACATTAGACATACAGATGATATCAGAATCTTAGAATTTATGGTGAAAGAGGGAGATGATGTAGAGATTGGTGATACGCTTTTCACATATTTCCTGGATGAAGATTATTTTGGAGATGGAGGTGGATCTAACTCTGTAAGCATAGCAGGTGGTGGAAATAAAGATTCTTGGATTGAACGAGAAATTTATAATCTCAAGAAAAGTATAGATCTCAATACTGTTCGCATTAAAGATGAACAAGAACTATTACAAGTTTACAAGGATGATAGGGAACGTGTAAGGAATGAGGTAATCTTAGATGCGGTTTCACATACAAACCTTGAAAACCTGGATTATCAAATAGCTAAGTTGGAATCTGACATTAATCTGTTGAATAGCCAAAATAGTATTTACCGTCGTCAAATAGGACACCTAAAAGATATGTTAGAAGATGAGGTAGAGCAACAAAAAATTGAAATTATGCAAAGAACCGGAGCTACCGGTTTTGATGACAATGGTCAGCCAATATTTAGTAATCTACCTGGTAAAGAAATGGTAATGTTAGCAGGAGTAGAGAATATACAGGGATACAAAATATTTACTTCTCCAATTAACGGTAATGTTACCAGAATTCACAAAATGGCATTTGAAGTAGCCTTGAAGACAGAGAACATTTTATCAATCCACCAGCCTAATAACGTTCACATAAAAGGATTCTTTAGTCAAGAGGACTTGAGATATTTACATGAAGGTGATATTGTAAATGTTGAATTTGCTGATGGAACAGAAAGTCAAGGTATTGTAGATCGTTTTTATTCTGCAACCTACATCTTACCTGAAGAATTTCAAAAGAAATTTGAACCAACTACACGTACTTTAGCAGCAGATATTTTGCCAATTGGTAAAAATGATCTGGACATGTGGAAAAAATATTACAAGCTAAGTGTGAAAATCACTAAAAGAACATTTTAA
- a CDS encoding sensor histidine kinase, with product MSTNSKNKIEVSELSYIDQARYTLSTRLFTFLAILLTALGVLNLTQGDINMYPLLGGATLCAIVLFILYRFKNYRIAAMVAIALNLAMTIYNMSVTSNFGHFVDFFWIVCMAIYIFFVLGRIWGIVNIFINITAVMTIFFLEQSGVITRVVKEFTHFSQFNFALNIIICGIVFSYIITKVLVALRHTEKAYKTANEELMRSNEEKTIMLKEIHHRVKNNLQVITSLLRLQLYEVKDESSKHYFVDSINRVSAMAIIHEKMYSSENLTALDLELYLNTLISDLISSYAVNIRIQTEISSNIKSVQTESIVPLALIFNELVSNSLEHAFTKKTDGEITIKVEQISQDKAHITYSDNGKWIPPQKDYSFGLELISTFTEQLDGTCSRTSDDKGTHYHFEINRTL from the coding sequence TTGAGCACGAATAGCAAAAATAAAATTGAAGTTTCTGAACTGAGTTATATAGATCAGGCAAGGTATACGCTATCTACTCGATTGTTCACCTTTTTAGCCATTTTATTGACCGCTTTAGGTGTTTTGAATTTGACCCAGGGAGACATTAATATGTATCCTCTTCTTGGCGGCGCTACTTTATGTGCCATTGTTTTATTCATTTTATATAGATTCAAAAATTACCGTATTGCTGCAATGGTAGCAATTGCTCTTAATTTGGCCATGACTATCTACAACATGTCAGTCACCTCTAATTTTGGCCATTTTGTAGACTTCTTCTGGATTGTATGTATGGCCATTTACATCTTTTTTGTACTTGGAAGAATTTGGGGAATAGTCAATATTTTTATAAATATCACAGCTGTGATGACGATATTTTTTCTGGAACAAAGTGGTGTGATAACAAGAGTTGTAAAAGAATTTACTCATTTTTCACAGTTCAATTTTGCTCTTAATATTATCATTTGCGGAATTGTCTTTTCTTATATCATTACAAAGGTTTTAGTAGCGCTTAGACATACTGAAAAAGCATATAAAACGGCTAATGAAGAGTTGATGCGAAGTAATGAAGAGAAAACTATTATGTTGAAAGAGATTCATCACCGGGTAAAAAACAATCTTCAAGTAATTACTAGCCTTTTAAGATTACAGCTTTATGAAGTAAAAGATGAGTCATCCAAGCACTATTTTGTAGATTCAATAAACAGAGTATCTGCCATGGCGATTATTCATGAAAAGATGTACTCATCTGAAAATCTTACAGCTCTTGACCTTGAACTTTACCTGAATACCTTAATAAGCGATTTAATTAGTTCTTACGCGGTAAACATTCGAATTCAAACGGAAATTTCATCTAATATTAAAAGCGTACAAACTGAATCTATTGTTCCATTGGCACTCATTTTTAATGAATTGGTATCAAATTCATTGGAGCATGCGTTTACAAAAAAAACGGATGGTGAAATCACTATTAAAGTGGAACAGATTTCACAAGATAAAGCGCATATCACCTACTCAGACAATGGTAAATGGATTCCTCCACAAAAAGATTATAGTTTTGGTCTTGAACTTATCTCAACCTTTACAGAGCAATTAGACGGCACGTGTAGTCGTACATCTGACGATAAAGGCACACATTATCATTTTGAAATAAACAGAACCTTATAG
- a CDS encoding acyl-CoA thioesterase, which yields MEKLALKLCMGKDIGVHGNLFGGIMLSWLDETAATWACSLCRNPNMVTVKIDETNFEKPVKIGNQVNIYGEVKSVGNSSMTIYVEARSYNFYTGQEQIVCSTIFIFVRIDEHGNAIPIDSDVREQYAHLSKD from the coding sequence ATGGAAAAATTAGCACTTAAACTCTGCATGGGTAAAGATATTGGAGTTCACGGAAATCTTTTCGGTGGTATTATGTTGTCTTGGTTAGATGAAACTGCAGCAACTTGGGCGTGTAGTTTATGCAGAAATCCAAATATGGTTACGGTTAAGATAGATGAAACAAATTTTGAAAAACCGGTTAAAATTGGAAATCAAGTAAATATATACGGCGAAGTAAAAAGTGTTGGTAATTCTTCAATGACCATTTATGTTGAGGCAAGAAGCTACAATTTTTATACTGGACAAGAACAAATAGTATGTTCAACTATTTTCATTTTTGTTAGAATTGATGAGCACGGAAATGCTATTCCTATTGATTCAGATGTAAGAGAACAATACGCCCATTTATCGAAAGATTAG
- a CDS encoding GNAT family N-acetyltransferase — translation MAINIIKYEDWMLDQVTKMFCEQYDFKAEEFQLYFKNFYETPYQQDKCVRYAAVEGDKLAGFQSFFYWPYKLNEQVFNSFQSGNSLVNPEFRGQGIFGKLLNAIHEDEFRQGIDFLMGFPVQASYNSFLRAGWNNVLDLQWYVKPLGPVSIIRSIKEVKLGQFFRTEPLMIKESIQEQFRFNKTTEFIKWRNKLSENTYYYFVFEDENEVCQFEVKINVRKKVINELIIGDIQSSYSSLEFLNLAFQALIKACKSLKFISIITIAVNNAASDELLDILREKKFKPLNKSVHFITHPVNWKGQLDLDESWRLFRSDIDTW, via the coding sequence ATGGCTATAAATATAATTAAGTACGAAGATTGGATGCTTGATCAGGTCACTAAAATGTTTTGTGAGCAATATGATTTTAAAGCGGAAGAGTTTCAGTTATACTTTAAAAATTTTTATGAAACGCCATATCAGCAAGATAAATGTGTTAGATATGCTGCGGTTGAGGGAGATAAGTTGGCTGGATTTCAATCCTTTTTTTATTGGCCATATAAATTAAATGAACAGGTGTTTAATTCTTTTCAATCGGGTAATTCTTTGGTTAACCCAGAATTTAGAGGTCAAGGAATTTTTGGAAAGTTACTCAATGCAATACATGAGGACGAATTCAGACAGGGAATTGATTTTCTAATGGGGTTTCCTGTTCAAGCATCATACAATAGTTTTTTAAGAGCAGGATGGAATAATGTATTAGATCTCCAATGGTATGTTAAACCTTTAGGTCCGGTTTCCATTATTCGAAGTATAAAAGAGGTTAAGCTTGGGCAGTTTTTCAGAACAGAACCTTTAATGATTAAAGAGTCAATCCAAGAACAGTTTAGGTTCAACAAAACAACTGAATTTATAAAATGGAGAAATAAATTATCAGAAAACACCTATTACTATTTCGTTTTTGAAGATGAGAATGAAGTGTGTCAGTTTGAAGTAAAAATAAATGTTCGAAAAAAAGTAATTAATGAACTTATAATAGGAGATATCCAAAGTTCATATAGTTCTTTAGAATTTTTAAACCTTGCTTTTCAAGCATTAATTAAAGCATGTAAAAGTTTAAAATTTATTTCAATAATTACAATTGCAGTAAACAATGCGGCCTCTGATGAATTATTAGACATTTTAAGAGAAAAGAAATTTAAACCTCTTAATAAAAGTGTTCATTTCATTACACATCCAGTCAATTGGAAAGGTCAATTGGATTTAGATGAAAGCTGGAGATTGTTTAGATCCGATATAGATACATGGTAA
- a CDS encoding polysaccharide deacetylase family protein, which translates to MRFNRLYHTKGHFVKTIIGNVYTAIFGLGISKGDLLVLNYHSTPEKLHQSFIKQITYLENKFTFLNPSDLEEFMKGKLDESKRYVLLTFDDGLLNNLKTIKYLNNKGVYSILFVVPGFIDSEDGKAFYIKNIRPVINANIDNGNEDFVAINWDKLAELYKNGNVIGAHTHNHILTKDLDHNSIVDEIVNCKSIIESKLNCKVEMFCSPNNTLMSVGDLALKLIQDNYKFHFTTIPGSNSVHKNSLFIKRVNVESFWTKGAFKFALSKVERNRYKNERSTYEKLIENSKK; encoded by the coding sequence ATGAGATTTAATAGATTATATCATACAAAAGGACATTTTGTTAAAACCATAATTGGAAATGTTTATACTGCCATTTTCGGCTTAGGAATTTCTAAAGGAGACTTATTAGTTCTTAATTATCATAGTACTCCTGAAAAATTACACCAGTCTTTCATAAAGCAAATTACTTACCTTGAAAATAAATTCACTTTTTTAAATCCTTCTGATCTAGAAGAGTTCATGAAAGGAAAGCTTGATGAAAGTAAAAGATATGTTTTATTGACATTTGACGACGGATTATTGAATAATTTGAAAACTATTAAATACCTAAATAACAAGGGTGTATATTCGATTTTATTCGTAGTTCCAGGCTTTATAGATTCGGAAGACGGAAAAGCCTTTTATATCAAAAATATTAGACCAGTTATTAATGCAAATATTGATAATGGTAATGAAGACTTTGTCGCCATCAATTGGGATAAATTAGCCGAATTATATAAAAATGGTAATGTAATAGGGGCTCATACTCATAATCATATTTTGACTAAAGATTTGGATCACAATTCAATTGTTGATGAGATCGTCAATTGTAAGTCAATAATTGAGTCAAAACTAAATTGCAAAGTGGAGATGTTCTGCTCTCCCAATAATACTTTGATGAGTGTAGGTGATTTAGCATTGAAATTGATTCAAGATAATTACAAGTTTCATTTCACAACAATACCAGGAAGTAATTCTGTTCATAAAAATTCTTTATTTATTAAAAGAGTTAATGTTGAATCTTTTTGGACCAAAGGAGCTTTTAAATTTGCATTGAGTAAAGTTGAAAGAAATAGATACAAAAATGAAAGGTCTACTTATGAAAAGTTGATTGAAAATAGTAAAAAGTAA